In a single window of the Magnetococcales bacterium genome:
- a CDS encoding type II toxin-antitoxin system HicB family antitoxin, whose product MVDHIAGIEQTWTITFTSATDFTCAGDTVGSVGTGSRNSAFAPTNPDHARPYFTLPATGWGGTWASGNILSFKTHPATIPIWEKRTGALLLRHVAAGRHAQHPQIPVAPSRRKYSGQFNVRIAKDLHRRLAIEAERQGVSLNAWVSNKLASV is encoded by the coding sequence ATGGTGGATCACATCGCCGGAATCGAGCAGACATGGACCATCACTTTCACATCGGCCACGGATTTCACCTGTGCTGGTGACACGGTCGGATCGGTCGGCACCGGTAGCAGAAACAGCGCCTTTGCACCCACCAACCCGGACCACGCCAGACCGTACTTCACCTTGCCCGCCACCGGTTGGGGCGGCACCTGGGCCAGCGGCAACATCCTGTCGTTCAAGACCCATCCGGCGACGATTCCGATCTGGGAGAAACGAACCGGTGCGCTACTACTTCGGCATGTCGCTGCGGGGCGACACGCCCAACACCCACAAATCCCTGTTGCACCAAGCCGTAGAAAATATAGTGGACAATTCAACGTTCGCATCGCCAAAGATCTTCACCGTCGATTGGCCATTGAAGCAGAACGGCAGGGAGTTTCCCTCAATGCATGGGTATCCAACAAACTTGCGTCAGTGTAA